DNA from Bacillus sp. Marseille-P3661:
TGTATAAATATAATGAGCCGTAAGAAACTATAGCCAACTAATCAAAAACGTAAAATCCTTTCACATTTAAGAGGAGATCAATAAATCATGAAAAAGAAAATAATTATTTCTGATAAATGTAAAATCCATATGGAAATTCATAAAGATGAATTCTTTTTCGATTGGAAAGAAATGCTAAGGAGTTATGAGCAAGAAGGCTATTTCGATCACCTTTCCAATCAATCTGAGAAAATCATTATTCATTCACCCGAACCCATTGGAATTACATCATTGGTAAACACGGATGAGAATTCAGAAATCGTTTACGCTCAGCGGAAAGAGAGAAAAATATATACTAGGTTTGTTAAAAATAGAAAGTGCAGTATAACCAGTTCCTTTGTTGTGATCCTTAACAGAACCAGAAGGAACAACAATCAATACTTTTTAGTCACGATGTTTCCCGGCAAAGGGGCATATAAAGAACCTGAAGATCCTAACATCATAACAAAAAAAGAACTCATCGAGTCCTTGCTTTTTTGGGAAAATCACGCATTGGTGTTTGATGAAAGTACAATCGATCTCAATACAATCACTCCAATATGTCCATATAAAGATCTTTTTATTGGACTTTCATTGAACAATTTTTAGAAAGTGATCATTATATTAAAGGATGAACGTTAAGAAAAGTTCATCTTTATTCTTTTCTTTTTCATAACCCAAATTCTAATTTCCATTAGAGTAAAAATCTTACTATATAGTTGAAATCAGTGTCTTATTTTTATAACGTAAATCTTTCCTACTATCCTTTCAATTCCAAACTAATCGGCTAGTCTATTCTCCAATAATAATTTTCAATTCTTTTACTTTATGGATTAACTCCAGCAGAACGTGGTCGATCTCCGACAGATAGAGTGGTAATCACAGAATTGCTAATCCCATCGATGACCGTCACATTATCACTATCCTCATTTACTACATAAATACGATTGGTCAACGGGTTGACTCCGACACCATTTGGAGAATTACCGACTGGAATAGTAGTTATGACAGTATTGGTAGTCCCATCAATCACAGATACAATATTATCAATTCTATTTGATACATAAATGGTATTGGTAGACGTATTGACTCCCACACCGAATGGTTCCTCTCCAACGGAAATCGTAGAAATCACAGTATTGCTGGTTCCATCGATGACAGAAACATCATCACTTGTTTGATTTGCTACATATATACGATTGGTCAATGGGTTGACTCCCACACCTAGAGGAGAACCACCAACTATAATGTTTCCAATTACTGTATTCGTTAAGCTATCGATTACCGCCACATTGTTTAAATCATAAGAAACATAAACAGTATTCGTTGAGGGATTCACCCCTACTCCTATCGGATTATTCCCAACTAAAATGGTAGTAATCACTGAATTCGTTACTCCACTAATCACTGAAACAGTATTATCTCCTTGATTTGCTATATAAACAGTATTTGTTGAGGGATTCACTCCCACTCCAAATGGACTTGCCCCGACACTTGTAGTAGCAATCACTGAATTGGTTACACCGTCAATCACTGAAACATCCCTACTGGAAGCATTTGATACATATATTCGATTGGTTAATGGGTTTACTCCTACCCCACGTGGGTTTCTGTTTATCCCCAAAGGAATAGTCGACACTAGAGTATTGGTAGTTCCATCGATGACCGAGACTTCATTGCTGTTCTCGTTTGTTATATAAATACGGTTAACCGATACTGGAGGTCCTGGGGGACAAATACATTTACATTTTTTACAACAACGACATGGTCGAATGCCCATGATATTACCTGCCTTTTTATAATTTATAACAGGTTATGAAAGTAACATGTTTACTGCTTGTGCTATGAACTACTTATTGAATTATAGGGGGCTTATCTTCCGCGTCCTATTTTATCAATTGCTGGTATCTACTCAGAAGATGTCTCCAAGTTAGCTAGAGAGCCTAAAGAATTATTAATTATTCCTGAAGCAGACCATGTGGACTTATATGATAATCTGCAGCAGATTCCTTTTATCCTCTAAAGTGAAGAGCATTGCTGCGCAGTATAAAGTCAAATACGAAGAGACGATTACAAAATAAACGTAATCGTCTCTAGGTAATTTTCAACTTATTTGAACTGCGCATTAAAATAGTTTGTTTTATTAGTTGATCTTCTTCTAAATAAACTCGTATAGTTGAGTAACTCTAACTTTATTATCAAGTACACCGTTATATCCTTTCATTTTATCAATCAAATATTGTACCGCATACAATATATATGCTTTGTAATGTATATATATAAAGAATTGAAAATAGTTTAGCCTATTAAGACGAATAATTTTAATTTTTTTTAAGAAAGGCATGAAGAGAAAAGCAAAGAGTCCATTTGCTATCGCATTAATCAAAACAAATTTTTTAAAGTTTCCATATGAAAATTTAAGGAACCACAAAGACATAGGGAAATAAGCACCAATATCGAAAGGAAGTTCATCCCTTATAAAAGAATTTGGCATATCATAAAATTCCCACCAATTCCTTTTACGCCCATACAAATGATTCATTATTTCAAAGATAGCTATAAAAAAACTTGCTAAAGAATAACGTTTAATACCACGCTTACCTATAAATAACAACGATAACCAGGGTATAAATATTAAAAATAAATTTAATAATTTGTGCCGCTTTGAAGCCATATGTGAATGTCACCTCTCCTCGAATTGTTCCATTATTTTTTAATGTATCCAAATATTATAAAAAACTACCTATTAAAGTTGTCTTAGATAAATTCAATGACTTGACAAATGATTTCTTTAGAACTAATCAGTATCGTTTGCTTAATCCTTGTACAGTTCTTAATTTATAACTAATTTGTGATAAGTGTATATGTCTGTAAAAGTATGTATAAAACCAATCAATGATAATAAAGAACTTATGTCATTTTATCTGTTTTCAGTAAGAAAAGCGCCTATCATTCAGAGCGCTTTTTCCTTCGGTATTCCTTCAATTTATTTAGCTTGAATTCTTCAAAGTATCCTTGTACTGCGCAACAGAGAGTCCCATATACATGTTTAATTATTATGTTCACTACGCACCAATGAGGAGATCCCCTATAATCCCTACACCTTTTGCAAGGAGGTAGGAGAGCAGGAAAAAAAATACAAATTTAACATCACTATATAAAATTAGC
Protein-coding regions in this window:
- a CDS encoding YVTN family beta-propeller repeat-containing protein; the encoded protein is MGIRPCRCCKKCKCICPPGPPVSVNRIYITNENSNEVSVIDGTTNTLVSTIPLGINRNPRGVGVNPLTNRIYVSNASSRDVSVIDGVTNSVIATTSVGASPFGVGVNPSTNTVYIANQGDNTVSVISGVTNSVITTILVGNNPIGVGVNPSTNTVYVSYDLNNVAVIDSLTNTVIGNIIVGGSPLGVGVNPLTNRIYVANQTSDDVSVIDGTSNTVISTISVGEEPFGVGVNTSTNTIYVSNRIDNIVSVIDGTTNTVITTIPVGNSPNGVGVNPLTNRIYVVNEDSDNVTVIDGISNSVITTLSVGDRPRSAGVNP